A window of Ananas comosus cultivar F153 linkage group 4, ASM154086v1, whole genome shotgun sequence contains these coding sequences:
- the LOC109709157 gene encoding pentatricopeptide repeat-containing protein At5g02830, chloroplastic isoform X1: protein MAESSLVLPLSLLLPPQNPKSPPRSPPLRRRNLRPLTPKPLLSDVRRDLTSPSSPSTSAASAAAAASTRRRILTYYARLASKLARSGRLRDFLMVAESILTSDAAADDDSPQFVARLGVRMVSEGVSSLLWRGRLQEVLDFVREAERIGISSPLLFDATAMDDLATECRRLLDQDRLEEFVVLMETLAGYRFFVKDIIDPVDILKKLVKKRDLDLAVRYARVFPHSQLLLCFIIQEFGNKRDLTSAIRAFEVLKQQSGGINMFACRSIIDICGHCGDFLRSRIILEELLAEKIVPNVYVFNSLMNVNAHDLSYTLQAYKNMQNLGVAADLTSYNILLKACCNARRVDLAQNIYRDMKHLALNGALKLNVYTYSTMIKVFADAKMWQMALSIKDDMLISDVSPNMITWSSLISACAKSGLVDKAIQVFEEMLINGCEPNAQCCNIILCACVESCQYDKAFRLFYSWKDTGFKIFCTSKAKRSPLYSGSEPTYTVVPFKPTIATFNILMKACGTDFYRAKALIHEMKIVGLNPNHISWSVLIDIYGTAQNFQGAIQAFRRMQDIGITPDVVAYTTAIKACVENKKLKMAFSLFEEMKKFQLQPNWVTYNTLLRARSRYGSLYEVQQCLAVYQDMRKAGYSSNDYYLKELIEEWCEGVLCSKNQNQELVSDGSSVMKGESRKLYDLFLEKVAAHLQKDIGENQIIDIRGLTKVEARIIVLSVLRMIKESYLLGNTIQEEDMIIITGVGKEAKGAASHPLEVQQTLVGVLKNELGLDVMTGHRALCSGRAPPHSDSALRSPTVLEMTEVVEDYTHLARRPRDLGVLKVTRDSLQQWLQKKSSQGI, encoded by the exons ATGGCGGAGTCGTCCCTCgtcctccccctctcccttcTACTCCctcctcaaaaccctaaatctccTCCCCGATCCCCTCCTCTTCGCCGCCGCAACCTCCGCCCCCTCACCCCCAAACCCCTCCTCTCCGACGTTCGCCGCGATCtcacctccccctcctccccctccacctccgccgcctccgccgccgccgccgcgtccacGCGCCGCCGCATCCTCACGTACTACGCGCGCCTCGCCTCCAAGCTCGCCCGGAGCGGGCGGCTCCGCGACTTCTTGATGGTCGCCGAGAGCATCCTCAcctccgacgccgccgccgatgaCGATTCCCCGCAGTTCGTGGCGCGCCTCGGCGTTAGGATGGTCTCCGAGGGGGTCTCGTCGCTCCTCTGGAGGGGGAGGCTCCAGGAGGTTCTCGATTTCGTCCGAGAGGCGGAGCGGATCGGGATCTCCTCTCCGTTGCTCTTCGACGCGACCGCTATGGACGATCTCGCGACGGAGTGCCGCCGCCTCTTGGATCAAGATCGGTTGGAGGAATTTGTTGTGTTAATGGAAACCCTCGCAG GTTATCGCTTTTTCGTTAAAGATATTATCGATCCAGTTGACATATTGAAGAAACTTGTCAAGAAGCGTGATCTAGATTTGGCTGTAAG GTACGCGAGGGTTTTCCCACACTCCCAACTTTTATTGTGCTTTATCATACAGGAATTCGGAAATAAACGTGACTTGACATCTGCTATTAGAGCTTTTGAAGTGCTTAAGCAACAGTCAGGCGGTATCAACATGTTTGCTTGCCGAAGTATTATTGATATTTGTGGTCATTGCGGTGATTTTTTGCGATCTAGGATTATATTGGAG GAGCTGCTTGCTGAGAAGATTGTTCCCAATGTATATGTTTTTAACAGCCTTATGAATGTGAATGCCCATGACTTGAGTTACACCTTGCAAGCCTACAAGAATATGCAA AATCTCGGTGTCGCTGCAGACCTGACTTCGTATAATATACTCCTGAAGGCATGCTGTAATGCCAGAAGGGTTGATTTGGCCCAGAACATTTACAGGGATATGAAGCATTTGGCACTGAATGGAGCTCTTAAATTAAATGTTTACACCTACAGTACAATGATTAAG GTGTTTGCAGATGCAAAAATGTGGCAGATGGCTTTGAGCATTAAAGATGACATGCTTATTTCTGATGTTAGTCCTAATATGATTACTTGGTCATCCTTGATCAGCGCTTGTGCTAAATCTGGCCTGGTAGACAAAGCCATTCAGGTGTTTGAAGAAATGTTAATCAATGGATGTGAACCTAACGCTCAGTGTTGCAACATTATCCTCTGTGCTTGTGTTGAATCATGTCAGTATGACAAAGCTTTTCGTTTGTTCTATTCTTGGAAAGATACTGGTTTCAAGATTTTCTGTACTTCCAAAGCCAAAAGATCACCTTTATACAGTGGAAGCGAACCAACATATACGGTGGTTCCTTTTAAACCAACAATTGCTACTTTCAACATATTGATGAAGGCTTGTGGTACTGATTTCTACCGTGCAAAAGCTTTAATACATGAAATGAAAATAGTTGGTCTAAATCCTAACCACATTAGCTGGTCTGTTCTGATTGATATTTATGGAACAGCTCAAAATTTTCAAGGTGCTATACAG GCGTTCAGAAGGATGCAAGACATTGGAATTACGCCCGATGTTGTTGCATATACAACTGCAATCAAG GCTtgtgttgaaaataaaaaattaaagatggCATTTTCTTTGTTCGAAGAGATGAAAAAGTTCCAATTACAGCCCAATTGG GTGACATACAATACTCTTCTGAGAGCACGTAGCAGATATGGATCATTATATGAAGTTCAGCAGTGTCTGGCGGTTTATCAAGATATGCGGAAAGCAGG GTACAGTTCAAATGATTATTATCTGAAGGAACTAATAGAAGAGTGGTGCGAAGGAGTATTGTGTAGTAAGAATCAAAATCAAGAGTTGGTAAGCGACGGCAGTTCCGTGATGAAGGGTGAATCAAGGAAGCTTTATGATTTATTTCTTGAAAAAGTAGCTGCACATTTGCAAAAAGATATTGGTGAAAACCAAATTATTGATATCCGTGGGCTTACTAAG GTTGAAGCTCGGATTATTGTTCTTTCAGTTTTGCGGATGATAAAAGAGAGCTATTTGCTAG GTAACACAATCCAAGAAGAAGATATGATCATCATCACAGGGGTTGGGAAAGAAGCAAAAGGGGCCGCCTCACATCCACTTGAAGTACAACAAACACTTGTCGGCGTTCTAAAGAATGAATTGGGCCTCGATGTTATGACTGGACATAGAGCTCTATGCAGTGGTCGTGCACCGCCTCATTCTGATAGTGCTTTAAGAAGCCCAACTGTTCTCGAAATGACTGAGGTGGTAGAGGATTATACACATTTGGCGAGGAGACCACGAGATTTGGGAGTGTTAAAGGTCACTAGAGACTCGCTACAGCAGTGGTTGCAGAAAAAAAGTTCTCAAGGTATATAG
- the LOC109709157 gene encoding pentatricopeptide repeat-containing protein At5g02830, chloroplastic isoform X2, with the protein MAESSLVLPLSLLLPPQNPKSPPRSPPLRRRNLRPLTPKPLLSDVRRDLTSPSSPSTSAASAAAAASTRRRILTYYARLASKLARSGRLRDFLMVAESILTSDAAADDDSPQFVARLGVRMVSEGVSSLLWRGRLQEVLDFVREAERIGISSPLLFDATAMDDLATECRRLLDQDRLEEFVVLMETLAGYRFFVKDIIDPVDILKKLVKKRDLDLAVRYARVFPHSQLLLCFIIQEFGNKRDLTSAIRAFEVLKQQSGGINMFACRSIIDICGHCGDFLRSRIILEELLAEKIVPNVYVFNSLMNVNAHDLSYTLQAYKNMQNLGVAADLTSYNILLKACCNARRVDLAQNIYRDMKHLALNGALKLNVYTYSTMIKVFADAKMWQMALSIKDDMLISDVSPNMITWSSLISACAKSGLVDKAIQVFEEMLINGCEPNAQCCNIILCACVESCQYDKAFRLFYSWKDTGFKIFCTSKAKRSPLYSGSEPTYTVVPFKPTIATFNILMKACGLSQCISIAAAFRRMQDIGITPDVVAYTTAIKACVENKKLKMAFSLFEEMKKFQLQPNWVTYNTLLRARSRYGSLYEVQQCLAVYQDMRKAGYSSNDYYLKELIEEWCEGVLCSKNQNQELVSDGSSVMKGESRKLYDLFLEKVAAHLQKDIGENQIIDIRGLTKVEARIIVLSVLRMIKESYLLGNTIQEEDMIIITGVGKEAKGAASHPLEVQQTLVGVLKNELGLDVMTGHRALCSGRAPPHSDSALRSPTVLEMTEVVEDYTHLARRPRDLGVLKVTRDSLQQWLQKKSSQGI; encoded by the exons ATGGCGGAGTCGTCCCTCgtcctccccctctcccttcTACTCCctcctcaaaaccctaaatctccTCCCCGATCCCCTCCTCTTCGCCGCCGCAACCTCCGCCCCCTCACCCCCAAACCCCTCCTCTCCGACGTTCGCCGCGATCtcacctccccctcctccccctccacctccgccgcctccgccgccgccgccgcgtccacGCGCCGCCGCATCCTCACGTACTACGCGCGCCTCGCCTCCAAGCTCGCCCGGAGCGGGCGGCTCCGCGACTTCTTGATGGTCGCCGAGAGCATCCTCAcctccgacgccgccgccgatgaCGATTCCCCGCAGTTCGTGGCGCGCCTCGGCGTTAGGATGGTCTCCGAGGGGGTCTCGTCGCTCCTCTGGAGGGGGAGGCTCCAGGAGGTTCTCGATTTCGTCCGAGAGGCGGAGCGGATCGGGATCTCCTCTCCGTTGCTCTTCGACGCGACCGCTATGGACGATCTCGCGACGGAGTGCCGCCGCCTCTTGGATCAAGATCGGTTGGAGGAATTTGTTGTGTTAATGGAAACCCTCGCAG GTTATCGCTTTTTCGTTAAAGATATTATCGATCCAGTTGACATATTGAAGAAACTTGTCAAGAAGCGTGATCTAGATTTGGCTGTAAG GTACGCGAGGGTTTTCCCACACTCCCAACTTTTATTGTGCTTTATCATACAGGAATTCGGAAATAAACGTGACTTGACATCTGCTATTAGAGCTTTTGAAGTGCTTAAGCAACAGTCAGGCGGTATCAACATGTTTGCTTGCCGAAGTATTATTGATATTTGTGGTCATTGCGGTGATTTTTTGCGATCTAGGATTATATTGGAG GAGCTGCTTGCTGAGAAGATTGTTCCCAATGTATATGTTTTTAACAGCCTTATGAATGTGAATGCCCATGACTTGAGTTACACCTTGCAAGCCTACAAGAATATGCAA AATCTCGGTGTCGCTGCAGACCTGACTTCGTATAATATACTCCTGAAGGCATGCTGTAATGCCAGAAGGGTTGATTTGGCCCAGAACATTTACAGGGATATGAAGCATTTGGCACTGAATGGAGCTCTTAAATTAAATGTTTACACCTACAGTACAATGATTAAG GTGTTTGCAGATGCAAAAATGTGGCAGATGGCTTTGAGCATTAAAGATGACATGCTTATTTCTGATGTTAGTCCTAATATGATTACTTGGTCATCCTTGATCAGCGCTTGTGCTAAATCTGGCCTGGTAGACAAAGCCATTCAGGTGTTTGAAGAAATGTTAATCAATGGATGTGAACCTAACGCTCAGTGTTGCAACATTATCCTCTGTGCTTGTGTTGAATCATGTCAGTATGACAAAGCTTTTCGTTTGTTCTATTCTTGGAAAGATACTGGTTTCAAGATTTTCTGTACTTCCAAAGCCAAAAGATCACCTTTATACAGTGGAAGCGAACCAACATATACGGTGGTTCCTTTTAAACCAACAATTGCTACTTTCAACATATTGATGAAGGCTTGTG GTTTGTCCCAGTGCATCTCTATAGCTGCT GCGTTCAGAAGGATGCAAGACATTGGAATTACGCCCGATGTTGTTGCATATACAACTGCAATCAAG GCTtgtgttgaaaataaaaaattaaagatggCATTTTCTTTGTTCGAAGAGATGAAAAAGTTCCAATTACAGCCCAATTGG GTGACATACAATACTCTTCTGAGAGCACGTAGCAGATATGGATCATTATATGAAGTTCAGCAGTGTCTGGCGGTTTATCAAGATATGCGGAAAGCAGG GTACAGTTCAAATGATTATTATCTGAAGGAACTAATAGAAGAGTGGTGCGAAGGAGTATTGTGTAGTAAGAATCAAAATCAAGAGTTGGTAAGCGACGGCAGTTCCGTGATGAAGGGTGAATCAAGGAAGCTTTATGATTTATTTCTTGAAAAAGTAGCTGCACATTTGCAAAAAGATATTGGTGAAAACCAAATTATTGATATCCGTGGGCTTACTAAG GTTGAAGCTCGGATTATTGTTCTTTCAGTTTTGCGGATGATAAAAGAGAGCTATTTGCTAG GTAACACAATCCAAGAAGAAGATATGATCATCATCACAGGGGTTGGGAAAGAAGCAAAAGGGGCCGCCTCACATCCACTTGAAGTACAACAAACACTTGTCGGCGTTCTAAAGAATGAATTGGGCCTCGATGTTATGACTGGACATAGAGCTCTATGCAGTGGTCGTGCACCGCCTCATTCTGATAGTGCTTTAAGAAGCCCAACTGTTCTCGAAATGACTGAGGTGGTAGAGGATTATACACATTTGGCGAGGAGACCACGAGATTTGGGAGTGTTAAAGGTCACTAGAGACTCGCTACAGCAGTGGTTGCAGAAAAAAAGTTCTCAAGGTATATAG
- the LOC109709157 gene encoding pentatricopeptide repeat-containing protein At5g02830, chloroplastic isoform X3 — protein MAESSLVLPLSLLLPPQNPKSPPRSPPLRRRNLRPLTPKPLLSDVRRDLTSPSSPSTSAASAAAAASTRRRILTYYARLASKLARSGRLRDFLMVAESILTSDAAADDDSPQFVARLGVRMVSEGVSSLLWRGRLQEVLDFVREAERIGISSPLLFDATAMDDLATECRRLLDQDRLEEFVVLMETLAGYRFFVKDIIDPVDILKKLVKKRDLDLAVRYARVFPHSQLLLCFIIQEFGNKRDLTSAIRAFEVLKQQSGGINMFACRSIIDICGHCGDFLRSRIILEELLAEKIVPNVYVFNSLMNVNAHDLSYTLQAYKNMQNLGVAADLTSYNILLKACCNARRVDLAQNIYRDMKHLALNGALKLNVYTYSTMIKVFADAKMWQMALSIKDDMLISDVSPNMITWSSLISACAKSGLVDKAIQVFEEMLINGCEPNAQCCNIILCACVESCQYDKAFRLFYSWKDTGFKIFCTSKAKRSPLYSGSEPTYTVVPFKPTIATFNILMKACAQNFQGAIQAFRRMQDIGITPDVVAYTTAIKACVENKKLKMAFSLFEEMKKFQLQPNWVTYNTLLRARSRYGSLYEVQQCLAVYQDMRKAGYSSNDYYLKELIEEWCEGVLCSKNQNQELVSDGSSVMKGESRKLYDLFLEKVAAHLQKDIGENQIIDIRGLTKVEARIIVLSVLRMIKESYLLGNTIQEEDMIIITGVGKEAKGAASHPLEVQQTLVGVLKNELGLDVMTGHRALCSGRAPPHSDSALRSPTVLEMTEVVEDYTHLARRPRDLGVLKVTRDSLQQWLQKKSSQGI, from the exons ATGGCGGAGTCGTCCCTCgtcctccccctctcccttcTACTCCctcctcaaaaccctaaatctccTCCCCGATCCCCTCCTCTTCGCCGCCGCAACCTCCGCCCCCTCACCCCCAAACCCCTCCTCTCCGACGTTCGCCGCGATCtcacctccccctcctccccctccacctccgccgcctccgccgccgccgccgcgtccacGCGCCGCCGCATCCTCACGTACTACGCGCGCCTCGCCTCCAAGCTCGCCCGGAGCGGGCGGCTCCGCGACTTCTTGATGGTCGCCGAGAGCATCCTCAcctccgacgccgccgccgatgaCGATTCCCCGCAGTTCGTGGCGCGCCTCGGCGTTAGGATGGTCTCCGAGGGGGTCTCGTCGCTCCTCTGGAGGGGGAGGCTCCAGGAGGTTCTCGATTTCGTCCGAGAGGCGGAGCGGATCGGGATCTCCTCTCCGTTGCTCTTCGACGCGACCGCTATGGACGATCTCGCGACGGAGTGCCGCCGCCTCTTGGATCAAGATCGGTTGGAGGAATTTGTTGTGTTAATGGAAACCCTCGCAG GTTATCGCTTTTTCGTTAAAGATATTATCGATCCAGTTGACATATTGAAGAAACTTGTCAAGAAGCGTGATCTAGATTTGGCTGTAAG GTACGCGAGGGTTTTCCCACACTCCCAACTTTTATTGTGCTTTATCATACAGGAATTCGGAAATAAACGTGACTTGACATCTGCTATTAGAGCTTTTGAAGTGCTTAAGCAACAGTCAGGCGGTATCAACATGTTTGCTTGCCGAAGTATTATTGATATTTGTGGTCATTGCGGTGATTTTTTGCGATCTAGGATTATATTGGAG GAGCTGCTTGCTGAGAAGATTGTTCCCAATGTATATGTTTTTAACAGCCTTATGAATGTGAATGCCCATGACTTGAGTTACACCTTGCAAGCCTACAAGAATATGCAA AATCTCGGTGTCGCTGCAGACCTGACTTCGTATAATATACTCCTGAAGGCATGCTGTAATGCCAGAAGGGTTGATTTGGCCCAGAACATTTACAGGGATATGAAGCATTTGGCACTGAATGGAGCTCTTAAATTAAATGTTTACACCTACAGTACAATGATTAAG GTGTTTGCAGATGCAAAAATGTGGCAGATGGCTTTGAGCATTAAAGATGACATGCTTATTTCTGATGTTAGTCCTAATATGATTACTTGGTCATCCTTGATCAGCGCTTGTGCTAAATCTGGCCTGGTAGACAAAGCCATTCAGGTGTTTGAAGAAATGTTAATCAATGGATGTGAACCTAACGCTCAGTGTTGCAACATTATCCTCTGTGCTTGTGTTGAATCATGTCAGTATGACAAAGCTTTTCGTTTGTTCTATTCTTGGAAAGATACTGGTTTCAAGATTTTCTGTACTTCCAAAGCCAAAAGATCACCTTTATACAGTGGAAGCGAACCAACATATACGGTGGTTCCTTTTAAACCAACAATTGCTACTTTCAACATATTGATGAAGGCTTGTG CTCAAAATTTTCAAGGTGCTATACAG GCGTTCAGAAGGATGCAAGACATTGGAATTACGCCCGATGTTGTTGCATATACAACTGCAATCAAG GCTtgtgttgaaaataaaaaattaaagatggCATTTTCTTTGTTCGAAGAGATGAAAAAGTTCCAATTACAGCCCAATTGG GTGACATACAATACTCTTCTGAGAGCACGTAGCAGATATGGATCATTATATGAAGTTCAGCAGTGTCTGGCGGTTTATCAAGATATGCGGAAAGCAGG GTACAGTTCAAATGATTATTATCTGAAGGAACTAATAGAAGAGTGGTGCGAAGGAGTATTGTGTAGTAAGAATCAAAATCAAGAGTTGGTAAGCGACGGCAGTTCCGTGATGAAGGGTGAATCAAGGAAGCTTTATGATTTATTTCTTGAAAAAGTAGCTGCACATTTGCAAAAAGATATTGGTGAAAACCAAATTATTGATATCCGTGGGCTTACTAAG GTTGAAGCTCGGATTATTGTTCTTTCAGTTTTGCGGATGATAAAAGAGAGCTATTTGCTAG GTAACACAATCCAAGAAGAAGATATGATCATCATCACAGGGGTTGGGAAAGAAGCAAAAGGGGCCGCCTCACATCCACTTGAAGTACAACAAACACTTGTCGGCGTTCTAAAGAATGAATTGGGCCTCGATGTTATGACTGGACATAGAGCTCTATGCAGTGGTCGTGCACCGCCTCATTCTGATAGTGCTTTAAGAAGCCCAACTGTTCTCGAAATGACTGAGGTGGTAGAGGATTATACACATTTGGCGAGGAGACCACGAGATTTGGGAGTGTTAAAGGTCACTAGAGACTCGCTACAGCAGTGGTTGCAGAAAAAAAGTTCTCAAGGTATATAG